Below is a genomic region from Verrucomicrobiota bacterium JB022.
CGATCACACAGGGGTGCTCGATGGCCGAAACGGCGACCTTCGCCTCTGCCCCGTAGTGGCGTGCGAAGTGGCGAAAGGCGGCGTTATTGGCCTCCGTCGCACCACTGGTGAAGACGATGTCTTCGGGCTCGGCCTGCAGCAGCTCCGCCAGCTCGGCACGGGCAGCTTCGAGCGCATTGCGGGCCCGGGCAGCGGCGCGATAGGGGCTGGAGGGGTTATACCAGCTCGCCGCCAGCCAGGCTTCGCGGGCGGCGGGCGACAGCGGCGTGGTGGCGTTGTAGTCGAAATACGCCATGCGGCAAGGCTCGCACGAGCCTAGGGGATGCGCAAGGTCTGCCCCACCTTCAGGCTGTTGGGGCTGGCCATGCTGTCGGTGTTGGCTTCGTAAATCTCGCGCCAGCGGTTGGGCGTGCCATACATCTTGCGGCTGATGGTCGAGAGGCTGTCGCCTGCTGTTACGGTGTAGCTGCGCGGCCCTTGCTGGTTGTTTGCGGTCGCAGCCGGGGCTTCTTGCTGGCGCTCGGAAATGATGATCGGTGCCACCGGCTGCCCGGCCTGCGCGAGGCGCGAACGCGTCTGCTCCAGCGCGTTATTGGTCTGGCTGAGGCGCTGCTGCATCTGCTGGTACTGGGACTGGTAGGTCACCAGCTGCTGGCGGAGGCGCTCGTTTTCTTTCCCCAGCTCATCGACCTTGGCCAACAGATCAAGCCGGCTCGTCTCGTTGTCGTAAGGCTTCCCTGGCAGCTGCTTCAGGTATTCCTTTTGGGCAGTGTTGATCAACTCCCCCACGAGCGAGCTTTCCTCGGAATTGGGCCGCACTTCGAGGTAGCGGCGAAAGTGGTAGATCGCGCTGAGGGGGTCGCGAACGTGGTTGAGGTAGAGCAGCCCGGCTTCGAGGTGCGACTCCGGGGCGATCCGGCGCGCGTCGATCACGCTGAGGAATGCCGCCAGCGCCTCGTCGTTGTTGCCTTCCTTCAGCAGGCTCTGCCCGCGGCGAAACGCCCGCTCGTCGGTCTCCTGCACCTGCGTCTGGGGTGCGTCGCAACCGGCCAGCCAGAGCTGACTGCCCCCCAAGAGCACGCCTGCGAGGCAAGCGATCCGCCAGTTGTGCCCGCACCGGAACTTTCGCCACATCATGCCGCTACTTTGGCAGAAACCGCAGGCGGGCGCTAGCGCAAAACCGCAATTAGCGCCGGTGGCGTCGCTCGCGCCAGCGGTGCCAGAAAAACGGCGGGTTGAGCAGCAGGTAACGCCGCCAGAGCCGTCGGGGCTCGCAACAGAGTCGGAACACGCCCTCCAGGCCGCGCCGTTGGGCCCAGGCGGGGGCCTGCGGTTGCAGACCGGCGTGGAAATCGAACGCGGCCCCCACCCCAAGCATCACGCCGTGCCGGAGCAGCGGCTGCAAACGGGCCATCGCCTGAACCTGCCGCCCACCTCCGAGCGCGATCCAGACCACATCCGCCCGCACCTGATGGAGCCAGTCCGCCAGATCGGCATACGAGCCGGGAATGAAGACGCCGTCGCGCTGGACCGACTCCCCACCCCCGCGCTCCAGTTGCGCGAACTGCGGATCGGCCTCGCCTACCCAATTTGCAGCGGGGAAACGTTGCCTTACGCCCGCGCGGGCCGCTTCCGAAGCCCCCACCAGCACGTGCCGACGCGTTTGCAGCACAGGATCCTGCAGCGCAAATGCCATCAGGTCGGGCCCATACACGCGGTCAGGCAGAGGGTGGCCGTCTGCCCGCAGAGCCCAGACGATGGGCATACCGTCGGGCACCACGAGGTCGGCCGCGCGCAAGGCAGCGGCATAGACAGGCTCGCGAAGAGCCGTCATCACGTCGGCGACATTCGCGACCGCCACCATGCCGGGCCCTTGATTTTCCCGCAGCCATGCCAGCACGTCCGCATAGGTGCAGACCGTAAAGGGCACGCCGAGGACCTCGGACTGCGGCAGGCGGATCATGGCTCAACGCGCGCCTAGTGCCCGGCGAAGCTCGTCGACGCTCTGGAAGGTGGCGGGGCGCTTCTGCTTCGCTTCGCGACGGGCTTCGGCCACTTGCGGGTCTTCCGGGGCCTGCACGGGGCCAGGCTCCGGATTGTCCGCCTGCTGGGCGGCAGTGGCGGCCTGGCTGAGGATCACTTCCGACACGCGCTCTGCCGTTCCCACCTCCTGCGCGAAGACCTGGATGCGGTATTCCTCCAAGAGCCAGAACAGGCGCTGGCGGGCCGGCGTTTCGCGGCGCAACGCGTTCAACTGGCGCTCGAAAGGCGCGAGGCGACGGGCCTTCTCGGCATCCTTGATCGGGTCGACCTTGGCGCGTTCCCAGCGGCGGTAAAGCGCGGCAAGGTAGCGCGGCAAGTGCGGCAGGCGGTCCACCGAGGTGCGGCGAAGAAAGTCGGGCGCAACGAGGCGGTCCAGCCCCTCATGCAGCCATGCCGGGGCGCCCGTCGATTCGCGCACCACGGCGCCATGCCAGCGGTAGATTTCTTCCAGTTGGTCGACGTAGGCTTGCGGCCAGCCGCGCACGCGCTGCTTGGCGGTTTCGAGCGCGCGCTGGAGCTGTTTCGGGTCGAGCGGCAGGGGCTCGGCGTCAATAAACAAGGCTTCGTGCAGGTGCGCACGGGCGGCCGGCAACAGCTCCTCGACGGCGGTAGGCAGGTGACGCTGCTGGGCGTTAAGCCGGCTGGCGGCGGCTTCCAGTTTGGCCGAAAAATCGAGGCTGCTCGTGCCGCCCTTGGTCTTCTGGATGGGCGGTTTGGGTTGGGCCTGCGGCACCTTGGCCACGCGGCGCAGCTCGCGCTCCAGATCGCGCTCGACCCAGCCGAGGTCGCGGCCCACCAGCCCGAGCGCAAACCGGCGGAAGGCCGGGTGCGTGAACTTCGCCGCCTGCTCCGGGCTCTCGAACAGGCGCACCGCCACGCCCTTGGGCTCGGCCTTGAGGCCGGGATAGGCCAGCACCGGCAGCTCCGAGGGCGGGGCCAGTTGCACTTCCAGCGGCAGGCTCGGGTAATTCGCTTCCGTCAGCGGGGCGATCTCGTAACGCTGCGCGCCCTTGCGCCACAGCTGACGACGGCGCAGGTCCCCACCCTTCTCCTGATTCGCGCGGGCCTGCTCTTCGTATTGGCGCGCCACGGTGTCCCAATCGCGCCCCGCGGCCACCGTCTGGCCCTTGTTGTCGACCACCTCCACGCGGGGGCGCAGGTGCTCGGGGATGGCTTCAAGGTTCCACTCGTCGGGCCAGATGTGCACGCCGTATTCGTCTGCAATCAAGCGCGTGAGGCTGCTGATCAGCGTCTCCGGCTGGGGCGAAAGGCGGCCGGTGAGCTCCTTGGCCTTGTTGCCAATAGGGTGCAGCTTCACCCGGGTTTCCTTGGGCAGGGAGCGCAGGAGGTGCTGCACTTTCTCCTCCAGGTAGCCCGGCACCATCCAGTCGAGCCGCGCCGGATCAATCGCATCCAACTCGGCAATCGACACCTTGAGCGTCGCGCCGTCGACTTCCGTCCCGGGCTGATACTGGTAGCTCAGATCGAGGCGTGCACCGTTCATCTCCACCTGATCGGGGAAGAGGTGGCTGTCGTCCTCGCCGGCGTCTTCGAGCAAGTCGGCCTCGGAAAGGCAGAGGAAGCTCCAGATGTCGTTCTGGCCCGGCTCCGCGCGGTCCTTGGCCAGGCGGCGCAAGTCGGGCACGCTGCCGACGCCTTGCAGCCGGGACGCGTAAAACTGGTAGACGCGCTCGTCGAGGGTCCAGGCGGAGGCGTGGCGGCGGCGGGTCTGCAGATTGGTAACCTTTTCGCGCAGCTCCTGATTGTGCGTGAAGAACGGCAGGTTGGTCTTCAGTTGGCCGTCGACCAGCGCCTGCCGGATAAAGATGTCCGTCGTCTCAACCGGGTTGACGCGCAGGTATTGCACGCGGTTGGTCGCGACTTCGAGGCCGTAAAGGCGCACGCGCTCCTTGCAGAGCACGCGCTCGCTGCTGGCCTCGTAATAAGGCTCCGAATATTGGCGGGAGCAGAGGTGCGCGCCCAGCTCCAGTATCCATGCGGGCTGGATCTCGGCGCAGGTGCGGCCGTAGAGGCGGTTGGTCTCGACCCACTCGGCGCAGACGATCCACTCCGGCGTGCGTGCCTTGCCCCCACCCTCCTTGGGCTTGGGCTGGCCCTTCTTGCGCTCGGCTTTGGCGGCCTTCTTGTCGAAGAGCGCGCTGCCGGGGAAGAGCATGACGGTGCGCTGGTGTGGGGCGCGGTAGTGGTTGTTTTCGTCGCGATGGCCGACGTTGCCCAACAGGCCGGTAAGCAGCGCACGGTGGATCTGGTGATACTCGGCGGCGGCGGCGTTGGGGCGGAACTCCTTGATCTCCTTGAGGATCTGGCTGAGCTGCTGGTGGATGTCACGCCACTCCCGCATGCGCATGTAATTCAGGAAATGCTCCTGGCAGAACTTGCGCAACTGCTTCTGCGTCAGCTTCTCCGTCTGGTCGTGGTAGGCGTTCCAGAGGTTGAGCAGCGTGAGGAAGTCGGACTTCGGGTCGGTAAACTTGCGGTGCTGCTGGTCGGCGGCCTCACGGGCGTCCATGGGCCGTTCGCGCGGGTCCTGAATACTGAGCCCTGCCGCGATTACGAGCACCTCAGTCAGGCTGCCCTCCTTTTGTGCGGCCAGCAACATGCGCCCCACCGTCGGGTCTGCCGGCAAACGTGCGAGCTGGCGGCCCAGCGGCGTGAGCCTCTGGTCGTGGTCGAGCGCGCCGAG
It encodes:
- a CDS encoding LysM peptidoglycan-binding domain-containing protein, which gives rise to MMWRKFRCGHNWRIACLAGVLLGGSQLWLAGCDAPQTQVQETDERAFRRGQSLLKEGNNDEALAAFLSVIDARRIAPESHLEAGLLYLNHVRDPLSAIYHFRRYLEVRPNSEESSLVGELINTAQKEYLKQLPGKPYDNETSRLDLLAKVDELGKENERLRQQLVTYQSQYQQMQQRLSQTNNALEQTRSRLAQAGQPVAPIIISERQQEAPAATANNQQGPRSYTVTAGDSLSTISRKMYGTPNRWREIYEANTDSMASPNSLKVGQTLRIP
- a CDS encoding WecB/TagA/CpsF family glycosyltransferase → MIRLPQSEVLGVPFTVCTYADVLAWLRENQGPGMVAVANVADVMTALREPVYAAALRAADLVVPDGMPIVWALRADGHPLPDRVYGPDLMAFALQDPVLQTRRHVLVGASEAARAGVRQRFPAANWVGEADPQFAQLERGGGESVQRDGVFIPGSYADLADWLHQVRADVVWIALGGGRQVQAMARLQPLLRHGVMLGVGAAFDFHAGLQPQAPAWAQRRGLEGVFRLCCEPRRLWRRYLLLNPPFFWHRWRERRHRR
- the hrpA gene encoding ATP-dependent RNA helicase HrpA, producing MENPLAAIVDQIRQYLPDAMLRDRLEAEDVLQRWLPPRHPEKILPRLEQLALHLMASAEKRAERAKSTPTPTFPEGLPITARAEEITKLLQEHPVLVIAGETGSGKTTQLPKMCLAAGFGVAGAIACTQPRRVAALSVSQRIAEELKVPFGREVGAKIRFTDQTSDQTRIKLLTDGMLLSEIQGDPLLRDYEVVIVDEAHERSLNIDFLLGYLKRVRVQRPDLKIIVTSATIDTATFSRHFDDAPIIEVSGRTFPVEVRYAPVDEVLQDRGETSYLDAAAQVIDDLTSDNREGDVLTFLPSEKDIRELRKLLEDRNLSRVEVLPLFGRLTNEEQQRIFQSSRRRKIILATNIAETSLTIPGISYVVDSGLARISRYSAHTRTQRLPIEPVAQSSAEQRKGRAGRVSEGVCIRLYSEADFLARPQYATPEIQRANLAAVILRMLAFGLGQVEDFPFIDPPQERAIRAGYQLLQDLGALDHDQRLTPLGRQLARLPADPTVGRMLLAAQKEGSLTEVLVIAAGLSIQDPRERPMDAREAADQQHRKFTDPKSDFLTLLNLWNAYHDQTEKLTQKQLRKFCQEHFLNYMRMREWRDIHQQLSQILKEIKEFRPNAAAAEYHQIHRALLTGLLGNVGHRDENNHYRAPHQRTVMLFPGSALFDKKAAKAERKKGQPKPKEGGGKARTPEWIVCAEWVETNRLYGRTCAEIQPAWILELGAHLCSRQYSEPYYEASSERVLCKERVRLYGLEVATNRVQYLRVNPVETTDIFIRQALVDGQLKTNLPFFTHNQELREKVTNLQTRRRHASAWTLDERVYQFYASRLQGVGSVPDLRRLAKDRAEPGQNDIWSFLCLSEADLLEDAGEDDSHLFPDQVEMNGARLDLSYQYQPGTEVDGATLKVSIAELDAIDPARLDWMVPGYLEEKVQHLLRSLPKETRVKLHPIGNKAKELTGRLSPQPETLISSLTRLIADEYGVHIWPDEWNLEAIPEHLRPRVEVVDNKGQTVAAGRDWDTVARQYEEQARANQEKGGDLRRRQLWRKGAQRYEIAPLTEANYPSLPLEVQLAPPSELPVLAYPGLKAEPKGVAVRLFESPEQAAKFTHPAFRRFALGLVGRDLGWVERDLERELRRVAKVPQAQPKPPIQKTKGGTSSLDFSAKLEAAASRLNAQQRHLPTAVEELLPAARAHLHEALFIDAEPLPLDPKQLQRALETAKQRVRGWPQAYVDQLEEIYRWHGAVVRESTGAPAWLHEGLDRLVAPDFLRRTSVDRLPHLPRYLAALYRRWERAKVDPIKDAEKARRLAPFERQLNALRRETPARQRLFWLLEEYRIQVFAQEVGTAERVSEVILSQAATAAQQADNPEPGPVQAPEDPQVAEARREAKQKRPATFQSVDELRRALGAR